Proteins from one Actinomycetota bacterium genomic window:
- a CDS encoding sucrase ferredoxin translates to MAEALPCATLSRALTEPQYGTASRVRGWVLLEQAGPWGREAVTESRLDRDLARALDRSATAAHLRLLLIRRPAARATDQPRACFVAHTSRRDRWLERRLLDDPAELLELDMARVVAGERPGFGEEATEPVYLVCTNGRHDRCCATYGRPLALALAASHGDLVWESSHVGGDRFAGNLVCLPGGHYFGRVGPADADRVVALHRKGSIDLDHYRGCCVDPTVVQAAEWFVRRRTGLLGTGDLDLLGRDRLEDGLEAVRFRRPGGGALRVLLRVSRTADPRPLTCHSLRAEPPHVFDLLELAAEPAP, encoded by the coding sequence TTGGCTGAGGCGCTCCCCTGCGCGACCCTGTCGCGGGCCCTCACCGAGCCGCAGTACGGCACCGCCTCCCGGGTCCGGGGCTGGGTGCTGCTGGAACAGGCCGGGCCGTGGGGCCGGGAGGCGGTCACCGAGAGCCGGCTCGACCGCGACCTGGCCCGCGCCCTGGACCGGTCGGCGACCGCCGCCCACCTGCGCCTGCTGCTGATCCGCCGGCCGGCCGCCCGGGCGACCGACCAGCCCCGGGCCTGCTTCGTCGCCCACACCAGCCGCCGCGACCGCTGGCTGGAGCGGCGCCTGCTCGACGACCCGGCCGAGCTGCTGGAGCTGGACATGGCCAGGGTGGTCGCGGGCGAGCGGCCCGGCTTCGGCGAGGAGGCCACCGAGCCCGTCTACCTGGTCTGCACCAACGGCCGCCACGACCGCTGCTGCGCCACCTACGGGCGCCCGCTGGCCCTGGCCCTGGCGGCCAGCCACGGCGACCTGGTCTGGGAGAGCTCGCATGTCGGCGGGGACCGGTTCGCCGGCAACCTGGTCTGCCTGCCCGGCGGCCACTACTTCGGCCGGGTCGGTCCCGCCGACGCCGACCGGGTGGTGGCCCTGCACCGCAAGGGGAGCATCGACCTCGACCACTACCGGGGCTGCTGCGTCGACCCGACCGTGGTCCAGGCGGCCGAGTGGTTCGTGCGCCGCCGCACCGGGCTGCTCGGCACCGGCGACCTCGACCTGCTGGGCCGCGACCGGCTGGAGGACGGCCTGGAGGCGGTCCGGTTCCGCCGCCCCGGCGGGGGCGCCCTGCGGGTCCTGCTCCGGGTCAGCCGGACCGCCGACCCGCGGCCGCTCACCTGCCACAGCCTCCGGGCCGAGCCCCCGCACGTGTTCGACCTGCTCGAGCTGGCCGCCGAGCCGGCGCCCTAG
- a CDS encoding cupin domain-containing protein — MATASTSSNPAIERCAGDPAAFVRDHWAKAPLLRRGAGPDGFDDLLSLDDVDRLLSTTSPRTPAFRMVKDGKPLPPSAYTRSGRMGSVPLTDLADPGRIFDQFHGGATIVLQSLQRWWPPLTAFSRQLELFLTHPVQVNAYLTPPSSRGLGVHHDTHDVFVLQVHGRKLWQVWDAAVPFPLAHHKKLPPGAESPTEAPQVDAELAPGDCLYVPRGFRHAARTAETASLHLTVGMLTRNWNDLLREVVELATEEAWFRESLPVGFANDPAVLEDSLADRVAELRRFLDKVDLGRVADGAARRFWANRPPSLQGQLRQLLTLDELDDATEVRRRPGTTCRLRVTGDRLELLLGDRTLTMPAHLGPAVRQLVEADRCTAAELPGPLDGPSRLVLVRRLVREGLLQPTAVG; from the coding sequence ATGGCGACAGCGTCGACCAGTAGCAACCCCGCGATCGAGCGCTGCGCCGGCGACCCGGCGGCGTTCGTCCGCGACCACTGGGCCAAGGCCCCGCTGCTGCGGCGCGGGGCCGGGCCCGACGGGTTCGACGATCTGCTGTCCCTTGACGACGTCGACCGCCTGCTGTCGACCACCTCGCCCAGGACCCCAGCGTTCCGGATGGTCAAGGACGGCAAGCCGCTGCCGCCGTCGGCCTACACCAGGTCCGGCCGGATGGGCTCGGTGCCCCTGACCGACCTGGCCGACCCGGGCAGGATCTTCGACCAGTTCCACGGCGGGGCCACCATCGTGCTCCAGAGCCTGCAGCGCTGGTGGCCGCCGCTGACCGCCTTCTCCCGCCAGCTGGAGCTCTTCCTCACCCACCCGGTCCAGGTCAACGCCTACCTGACCCCGCCGTCCTCGCGCGGCCTTGGCGTCCACCACGACACCCACGACGTGTTCGTCCTCCAGGTCCACGGGCGCAAGCTGTGGCAGGTCTGGGACGCGGCCGTGCCGTTCCCGCTGGCCCACCACAAGAAGCTGCCCCCCGGGGCCGAGTCGCCGACCGAGGCCCCCCAGGTCGACGCCGAGCTCGCCCCCGGCGACTGCCTGTACGTGCCCCGCGGGTTCCGCCACGCGGCCCGGACGGCCGAGACGGCCTCGCTCCACCTGACCGTCGGCATGCTCACCCGCAACTGGAACGACCTGCTGCGCGAGGTGGTCGAGCTGGCCACCGAGGAGGCCTGGTTCCGGGAGAGCCTGCCCGTCGGGTTCGCCAACGACCCGGCCGTCCTGGAGGACAGCCTGGCCGACCGGGTGGCCGAGCTGCGCCGCTTCCTGGACAAGGTCGACCTGGGCCGGGTCGCCGACGGGGCCGCCCGGCGCTTCTGGGCCAACCGGCCCCCGTCCCTCCAGGGCCAGCTGCGCCAGCTGCTCACCCTGGACGAGCTGGACGACGCCACCGAGGTCCGGCGCCGCCCCGGCACCACCTGCCGGCTGCGGGTCACCGGCGACCGGCTGGAGCTGCTGCTGGGCGACCGCACTCTGACCATGCCGGCCCACCTGGGACCGGCCGTGCGCCAGCTCGTCGAGGCCGACCGCTGCACCGCGGCGGAGCTCCCCGGACCCCTGGACGGGCCGAGCCGGCTGGTGCTGGTCCGCCGGCTGGTCCGGGAGGGGCTGCTGCAGCCGACGGCCGTTGGCTGA